The Manduca sexta isolate Smith_Timp_Sample1 unplaced genomic scaffold, JHU_Msex_v1.0 HiC_scaffold_1812, whole genome shotgun sequence genome contains the following window.
CTGTATTTGGCAAAagttttttctaattatattacAGTAATGCTTTGTTTTTAACAATCCTTTAATATAACTGACTTAATTTTTTACAGTTTTGACGCATATTACGAAAGAAATAAAGTCTTCGAAATTCGTTTTATATTATCCCGGTCCTCATTAGAACGTATGCACCAATATGTCCAATGTATTAAACAAGAACATCAAGAGTCCAAGACATTTCCTACCAAAagtaaaaaagtgaaaaaagtatatccgatttcaatgtaagtaaaatttacagaaaagttttaaattgtggAATTCGAAGATGACtgattctataaaaatattttttttaggttctACAATGCACTGATTGGCAATAATGTGGAACAACGTATGGCTGTGGAAAATATAGTAAGTAAGACCAGTGGACGAGCACCTTACTTACTACACGGCCCGCCCGGTACTGGCAAAACTGTGACAGTTGTTGAAGCTATACTGCAGGTAACGTATACCATAGAAAGTtttccgccctcacacccaccactacaactcctgtaagccaggatcagcagtggcacgcattttctgacaccgagcagtgaagctcggcgagtctcagggaaaactaatgtcattatcccgcaaagaaattaatcaaatagaaagatagggaggagttggaaatattaattgtccaccaTATAGTAATACCATAGAGTGAGAATAGAACTTCGAAAATGAAAAGAAACCGAATTTATTCTTAGATAAAGCAACTTAACTGTAacacacacgcacgcgcgcacCCACATAGGTACGCATATATGCTCGCACCTCGCACGTAAATTGAGCaaaagaaattcaaaaataactagATTAAGTTCAAATAAATGTGCTACTAGCcattcttaataaaatgaaGATTTGGGTTATAGTTAAGTAGCTTTACTTTtctagtaaaaattaaaaacttttttcatctCGTTTTACTCATACTTTATATGGACTCACCTATCAACATTTCGCtggctcattattacaagggcctatgtaaatttttattgatgttgAAAAATgaggtttaaaatttttatgtttgtaaaatgaGAAAAGACAATCAGTAAGTAATAAGTGGttcccctttatttatctttcaggattattgaaatcatttactaaaaaaaataatttataattcaatttgtgtaaaaaaaaaatacatagaactTTCTGATTTAGGCCAGCGATTTAGGCATAaaattttttgtagtttatagcTTTTTTTGTATATGGGCACAGTATTAtgacactgcacctgatggtaagtggagagggttccaatagaaagtcgactgacgagagatgattacccctcggcattcgacacaattatgccggcatgttggaaccagatatatacaggctgatcccggaacgcgggacacttacgtgagccactatgccAGGTTTTAACCTTATGtatgatcgctatccgggcggatataaaatatatcctaccactagcaaatagctataaaaaaaactgccaGCTTCCAATCTGGTACGGAAATCAATACATAAATGTGTAATGTTAAcctgaaaagaaaaagaaaagaaaagaaaacattttattattgcacacaaacagtataacgtgcacatagtaacaaataaagaataaaatcataaaattgaaaagaaatatattatacctattgtgccaacaatgggaaccctcatttagcttcttgctgcagtactAGTCTGATAccgcagcgctgattttcaatgaggcaCCCTGGGTGACGTACGGACACTAAGTAGGTGTATTACgcaagtaaagataaaataaaatacgtacgtatacaaacataacataaacaacaaatacaacCTGATTGCAGTTGGTGCAGAAAAATTCCAATAATCGAATACTGGTGTGCACGGATTCCAACATGGCCGCCGACCACGTGGCAGCGGCTCTCGTAAAATACAGGACAAGGTTTCCGCAAAAGAATTTTCTGTTGCGCGCCAATTCTAAACTTAGAGCTtggtaattataaatttcacgTATTTACAATATGTATCGCTATGTTGTGCTATTTCCCTGATATGCTGCTTAATGCGTAGGATCCTATAATTTTCCTCTATaccaatatagaaaaaatataaataaatccataTCATTCATATCTATAGTAACAATTTCAACACGACGGTCTGTTTGTTACTCTCGTAAGGCTGAGTCGAGaaccgatttttatgaaattttgtatggagtaAGATTTAACCATGAtggacataagctacttttatcccggaaaaaacttttatttatttatttaaactcttttttGTACATCATacagaaaagtaaatataaaacagagtCAATTAAATAACAGGAAGAACAAATGGCGGTCTTGTCCTTTTACACaagggcgaagccacgagcagttcaaaatatatattctatgcTCTACtctatatctaaaaaaattatgttacaatAGCTATAAAATCTATCTCTATTCTTCGCGATACGTAGTCTTTTTATATAGTGAAGCAAAgagatacattttaaattgctattatttattatgtaggtatctaCTATCTACACATTTTGGCGCGATTAGCTTCGGGCTATGCACATAGTGAAATGTGTATAACTCTTGGTTGAcactgaggcctataagggacCGCGAACATTCTCTGGCCCTCTCCcttccgcccatcctaagattGTTCCTAATTCTTCTCCCACACTTCTTTCCCAACTATTCCCTCCTAATTTTCCTCCAGGGCCcagcagtcgctaagccggagggaaccagtatcccattcgcaggtgtCCCTCGGTGTAGACTGCGGggcctgtaattaaaaaaaatattgagccaTTATGACTATTTACAACCCTACCAAGGCTATATCCGTGCAAGGCCATGGACGAGGAGACATTTGCcgcggctctaggcacacagttcagtatACAGCCTATGaaggttcgcgaacatttcctggcctgcCACACTTCCCTACTCCAGATAtctccaactttcctccaggcccaTGCAGTATCTATgctgggggattccagtatcccattggCAGGTGTTCCCACGGTATTGAGTGCGGGTCCGGTATCAAAAAAGatatcttaaggcgatacctcaaggtccattttcatacattttgtttcggctttaatctgggtaactaaacaagtattggcaagtaaagaatttaaattcacgtctagttagtgattagttctcgcagttgaaagaaaaatgtaaaaataattaataatcatggatatttcggcctttaaaatttaatatgacgaaattttattggcagaaatatccatgtttattaattattttacttttttctttcaactgcgagaagcCAGAGAGCGTTGCGCCGTTCTCTAACGGCACTAACCGCGATGACTTCGAGGAGGTCACCATCCAGGAATTTATGAGTTACAACATTACCATAACCACATTGGCACATTCTTCTGTATATGCCACGTAAGTAAAAGTTTCTAATACTGTTTGAATAGTTCACGATGGCCGTTGAGAATGGAACGGCCTGTCGAAACCAGTGGCGATACGTTAATGAATGGCAAGGAGTGAAGTTTTCGAGAACCCAACAGTAAATATAAGTGCTAATATGCGTAAATGCGATcggcaaatcattctaataat
Protein-coding sequences here:
- the LOC119191699 gene encoding putative helicase mov-10-B.1 encodes the protein MIGDFLLVIPPDSGVVFEGVINDTTETTVKIQGLHKDFDAYYERNKVFEIRFILSRSSLERMHQYVQCIKQEHQESKTFPTKSKKVKKVYPISMFYNALIGNNVEQRMAVENIVSKTSGRAPYLLHGPPGTGKTVTVVEAILQLVQKNSNNRILVCTDSNMAADHVAAALVKYRTRFPQKNFLLRANSKLRAW